The sequence below is a genomic window from Uranotaenia lowii strain MFRU-FL chromosome 2, ASM2978415v1, whole genome shotgun sequence.
aatttacaaaatttacaaaatttacaaaatttacaaaatttacaaaatttacaaaatttacaaaatttacaaaatttacaaaatttacaatttataaaatttacaaaatttacaaaatttacaaaatttacaaaatttacaaaatttacaaaatttacaaaatttacaaaatttacaaaatttacaaaatttacaaaatttacaaaatttacaaaatttacaaaatttacaaaatttacaaaatttacaaaatttacaaaatttacaaaatttacaaaatttacaaaatttacaaaatttacaaaatttacaaaatttacaaaatttacaaaatttacaaaatttacaaaatttacaaaatttacaaaatttacaaaatttacaaaatttacaaaatttacaaaatttacaaaatttacaaaatttacaaaatttacaaaatttacaaaatttacaaaatttacaaaatttacaaaatttacaaaatttacaaaatttacaaaatttacaaaatttacaaaatttgtaaaatttacaaaatttacaaaatttacaaaattcacaaaatttacaaaatttaaaaaattttcaaaatttacaaaatttacaaaatttacaaaattcacaaaatttacaaaatttacaaaatttaaaaaatttacaaaatttacaaaatttacaaaatttacaaaatttacaaaatttacaaaatttacaaaatttacaaaatttacaaaatttacaaaatttacaaaatttacaaaatttacaaaatttacaaaatttacaaaatttacaaaatttacaaaatttacaaaatttacaaaatttacaaaatttacaaaatttacaaaatttacaaaatttacaaaatttacaaaatttacaaaatttacaaaatttacaaaatttacaaaatttacaaaatttacaaaatttacaaaatttacaaaatttacaaaatttacaaaatttacaaaatttacaaaatttacaaaatttaccaaatttacaaaatttacaaaatttacaaaatttacaaaatttacaaaatttacaaaatttacaaaatttacaaaatttacaaaatttacaaaatttacaaaatttacaaaatttacaaactttacaaaatttataaaattttcgcaattcacaaaattcacaaaactctaaaaatttacaaaatttacataatttacagAATTcaccaaatttccaaatttacaaaaataacatgcattattaagttttattgtcatttaacaattttgattgatttttttttcagatgtaACCACGTGGAACAACGACCAAAACACCGGCTATCGATACAACCAGTAAGTGTTATATTTCATGCATCTGAGAGACTTTCTATAAATTCAACgtggtaaatttttattttttgatttattcttTACCATGGCTTTCCATTCGACTTTGTCATACGCATGCTTTGTTCCTTTCAACCAACCAATTCATTTGGGCTTTGGATTCTGGCTCTTCCAGCTTAGATAATATAAAGGGACTGTAAGTACGGATTTTTGTTGGGCGATAAACATTCGAAACCCgtaaattttctcataaatagACTTCGTATTGATTTTTTCCTCCTAAATTTTAGACACTATTCCCAACATGAGGCCTCCGTCCACGCAGCAAGAAAGGGTGCTGCCGAAAGATTGTCTCGCATCGGTGGATCAGCCCCTTTAACGGATCCCTGTGGAACACTTTGCTTCACTTCTACTGGGTGagtgatttttgaagaaaaaaaaaagagtaacgCCGAActaaaaccttttaaaatttttagattgtcGGATGCCAACGATGCTGAAACTTTGGGACAAGGAATTGTTGGATTTACCAACACCGGTTCCGgctcaagcagcagcagcagtaactCCAAGTATCAGGCAAGCTCCCGTCAGGAATCAGCCGTGCACGCAGTTCAGCCTATCGCAGGAGCTTCAAAATCGAGCTACGTTAGCTCATCTCATCGACAAAGCTCTTCCAGTGTGGCTTCCGGTGGACAACCGCTGAATTTGATTGTAGACTCTGAGGGCGTTAAAACTAGATCCAACTTTGGCACTGCTTCCGGTGCGACTGTTGTTCAGCCAGTTTACTCGGCTGCTTACCCAATTGGACAAGAATCGCAAAGCGGAAGCTACAGCAGCTCCGCCAACCGTAAACTAAGCACTGGAGCATATCACGTCCCAGTAGAAACAGGTAATGCATACAGTTCTAGATCTAGCTATGCTGCAGCCTCTGAAACAGCCTCAGTTCAGCAGCCGGTTATTCCTGTTCATTCCACTGCAAGTGATCATTCAGCTAAGTATGCAGCTGCAGGTCGACAAGACAGTTACCAGAGGTATGCTCCCTCGGGTACTTACGTAGTCTACAGTAAACCTGTTCAAGTTCCCATTTACACGAGTACCTTAGATACTTCGGCTCGTTTTTCTGACGCGGAAGGAAATGTCTATACTCCAGTCAAAGTCGTCTACCCTGCACGTACTTCATCTCATTCTAGCGCTGTCGAAGAACAACAGTACAGTTCCGTTGCTGGACATCAGCAGCCtgttcaagttttttcgaaCAAACAAGATCAAGCTGCCCAGTCGGCTTCCATCTATCGTGGGACTTATCGTCCTGTTTATCAACCCGCTTACGGTAGCCACGCTGCATCATCTGAGCGTACGGCAGAATCTCAAGTGCGATCTTCGGAAGTCAGCTCCGTGTCCAACCGAGTTGATGAACGCCAAGAAGATTATGCTCGTCGAGGCTCTGTCTACACTCCGATTCCTTTGAATCAAGGCTCTGGCACTGTTTCCAAATACTCCACTTTTGATCAGAGAAATACTCAAACAGCTGCTGGTGCCTACGCTCCAATTGCACCCATCGCCGGTAGCTCTTCTTCGGAGTCATCCTCTAAATACACCGCGCAACAGCAACATCAGCAGAGAGCTTCGTACACGCCGATAGCCGTTCAACCCGTTTCTAGTAGCTCCCAATACACTGCC
It includes:
- the LOC129748936 gene encoding hornerin-like isoform X1; protein product: MITSTLLGVLLIGSCFADVTTWNNDQNTGYRYNHLDNIKGLHYSQHEASVHAARKGAAERLSRIGGSAPLTDPCGTLCFTSTGLSDANDAETLGQGIVGFTNTGSGSSSSSSNSKYQASSRQESAVHAVQPIAGASKSSYVSSSHRQSSSSVASGGQPLNLIVDSEGVKTRSNFGTASGATVVQPVYSAAYPIGQESQSGSYSSSANRKLSTGAYHVPVETGNAYSSRSSYAAASETASVQQPVIPVHSTASDHSAKYAAAGRQDSYQRYAPSGTYVVYSKPVQVPIYTSTLDTSARFSDAEGNVYTPVKVVYPARTSSHSSAVEEQQYSSVAGHQQPVQVFSNKQDQAAQSASIYRGTYRPVYQPAYGSHAASSERTAESQVRSSEVSSVSNRVDERQEDYARRGSVYTPIPLNQGSGTVSKYSTFDQRNTQTAAGAYAPIAPIAGSSSSESSSKYTAQQQHQQRASYTPIAVQPVSSSSQYTAQEQSRQQASTASGGSYYPINQGRYSSADSQHSAYRHQQASKTGSSYHQQQYPIVNDALGMRFGASGMEFGDNNDLTGLMSESERLAKLQAKNAYNGAVSGSSAIETENRFGAGADGDGAGATGGFGSGAFQRTKSWSSSSKWASGQKFGEDGNIKSYSSLSTAESEQHNVNGKKTGYKAATTTLEDDGKVSTYSLHTP
- the LOC129748936 gene encoding hornerin-like isoform X2 gives rise to the protein MITSTLLGVLLIGSCFADVTTWNNDQNTGYRYNQHYSQHEASVHAARKGAAERLSRIGGSAPLTDPCGTLCFTSTGLSDANDAETLGQGIVGFTNTGSGSSSSSSNSKYQASSRQESAVHAVQPIAGASKSSYVSSSHRQSSSSVASGGQPLNLIVDSEGVKTRSNFGTASGATVVQPVYSAAYPIGQESQSGSYSSSANRKLSTGAYHVPVETGNAYSSRSSYAAASETASVQQPVIPVHSTASDHSAKYAAAGRQDSYQRYAPSGTYVVYSKPVQVPIYTSTLDTSARFSDAEGNVYTPVKVVYPARTSSHSSAVEEQQYSSVAGHQQPVQVFSNKQDQAAQSASIYRGTYRPVYQPAYGSHAASSERTAESQVRSSEVSSVSNRVDERQEDYARRGSVYTPIPLNQGSGTVSKYSTFDQRNTQTAAGAYAPIAPIAGSSSSESSSKYTAQQQHQQRASYTPIAVQPVSSSSQYTAQEQSRQQASTASGGSYYPINQGRYSSADSQHSAYRHQQASKTGSSYHQQQYPIVNDALGMRFGASGMEFGDNNDLTGLMSESERLAKLQAKNAYNGAVSGSSAIETENRFGAGADGDGAGATGGFGSGAFQRTKSWSSSSKWASGQKFGEDGNIKSYSSLSTAESEQHNVNGKKTGYKAATTTLEDDGKVSTYSLHTP